From Etheostoma cragini isolate CJK2018 chromosome 1, CSU_Ecrag_1.0, whole genome shotgun sequence, a single genomic window includes:
- the chd9 gene encoding chromodomain-helicase-DNA-binding protein 9 isoform X8 encodes MWESCQPKLSPRKNVNGPGSQVRVLSPQIKSSSSSSSSSSSSSSSSSSSSEKRTPRRTHHQMDSPTQDKQEKANRIISEAIAKARQRGEKNIPRVMSPESFPSSSSQYKHRKREHKGNGKARPKEKNCRKACIVPSSKPKQKAKIGKIVIKLGKKKKRKPESSEESDDDPPTRHTSSKEDDSKRRSGRQVKRKKYAEELEARLSDDEVKVLVKAKKTNTGTSKQPAVQLFVENPSEEDAAVVDKIMSSRIVKKEVSPGVVVEGEEFFVKYKNYSYLHCEWATEQQLVKDKRIQQKIKRFKMKQAQRALFFADMEEDPFNPDYVEVDRVLEVSYCEDKDTGEEVVYYLVKWCSLPYEDSTWELKDDVDQSKIEEFEQLQAVKPDSRRMERPPTNLWKKREHSREYRNGNSLRDYQLEGVNWLLFNWYNRRNCILADEMGLGKTIQSITFLEEIYRVGIKGPFLIIAPLSTIANWEREFRTWTHLNVIVYHGSMISRQMLQQYEMYFRDAQGRVIRGAYKFQAVITTFEMILGGCPELNAIEWRCVIIDEAHRLKNKNCKLLEGFKLMNLEHKVLLTGTPLQNTVEELFSLLHFLEPARFPSEITFMQEFGDLKTEEQVQKLQGILKPMMLRRLKEDVEKKLAPKEETIIEVELTNIQKKYYRAILEKNFSFLAKGAGQANMPNLVNTMMELRKCCNHPYLIKGAEEKILEDFREVYSPTAIDFHLQAMVQSAGKLVLIDKLLPKMKAGGHRVLIFSQMVRCLDILEDYLIQRRYLYERIDGRVRGNLRQAAIDRFSKPDSERFVFLLCTRAGGLGINLTAADTCIIFDSDWNPQNDLQAQARCHRIGQNKAVKVYRLITRNSYEREMFDRASLKLGLDKAVLQSMSGRDNSLGGSTGGGAVQQQQLSKKEIEDLLRRGAYGAIMDEEDEGAKFCEEDIDQILQRRTKTITIESEGRGSTFAKASFVASGNRTDISLDDPNFWDKWAKKADIDMEMANGRNSLVIDTPRVRKQTRPFSATKDELAELSEGNSDSDDTKPKLRRNHDRLNSYGRTECFRVEKNLLVYGWGRWKDILNHGRFKKQLTERDVESICRALLSYCLVHYRGDDKIKSFMWDLIAPTEEGRTKELQNHLGLSAPVPRGRKGKKMKIQSSSFDIHKAEWLRKHNPEHMLQDDGYKKHLKHHCNKVLLRVRMLYYLKQEIIGSQAQRVLDGVDSSEIKIWVPDPDHSELPALWWDTISDKCLLLGVYKHGYEKYNTVRADPTLCFLERVGRPDEKAIAAEQRGNDFMDGDVDDPEYKPAPALLKDDMEDDDSSPGDLVVTDNAGDAVPATEGETSYWPSPSVLTARLRRLITASQRYTKSRQILQIHQTQTPSPSSMILSAPLCPLPPTLNDTLNPKMVAKIERQQRWTRREEADFYRVVSTFGVVFDPNLGRFDWTKFRAMARLHKKTDESLQKYLCAFTAMCRRVCRLPPKEGDSAVDPSLTIQPITEERASRTLYRVELLRQVREQVLRHQLLYERLPLCQMSSDLPVWWEAGTHDRDLLVGAAKHGVSRTDYHILRDPELSFMAAQRNYSQTKAAQQQLHTSNLLLHPQSQASSSVLMGSPLPPPAPRDAEPSEVVPKVELASEGEDGREKQGESWSPPRAPATPTGLEEKPLSEMRDKERQMVAARTKPLTPNSSERKPKKSSKRSRREARRGSESDSDGSSSTSSSRSSSSSSSSSSSSSHSGSSSSSSSSSCSSGSSSSSSSSSSSSEDSESEGGEGKKKGLSLCPVTFSVPAATTVKGFDEDSVASLSTTQDETQDNHAAENGITNNSSHPFQGGGYMLAASYWPKDRVIINRLDSICQAVLKGKWSGTRRVYEPGGAVASFYTTKLLDNANSLCEDPSSSPQGSKVTKHVAENKEFSVKLNDQEGGLKLTFQKQGLPLKRPLESEEGPQAQQQYLARLHELQSASDTGLADITKPQCSFQTVPPGLSGQMRLNGVLDGQPVVKRRRGRRKNVEGMDLLFMNRSRVPAVPDQVPPGWGGIGQVGMAVAPVPGFSQSSSQVPADTDSRVPVINLKDGTRLAGDDAPRRKDLEQWLMEHPGFVADTGAFIPGVNKMQMQFHFQDGRPKQKRHRCRNPNKIDVNSLTGEERVQIINRRNARKVGGAFAPPLKDLCRFLQENPEYGVPPEWADVVKQSGYLPESMFDRILTGPIVPEEVSRRGRRPKNPLAKVAAAAAAAAPNPAASALGLNPLLANGLLSGMDLSSLQAFQQNLQSLQSLQLTAGLMGLPSDASNLAASNLAAMFPMMLSGMAGLPNLIGMSNLLGKPAQEGTAGSEEKTKGTSSVVTGELSASKAPPHTSDTKGERTEGSNSTPSSTSSSASSASAPQSASAASAASGHPLSLNPLLLSSMLYPGMLLTPGLNLPVSATQPQSSKSDPTVPPACPPPPAVSQSSQQEITPRAAERDGDEDDEALEDEEEDDDDSAEQKENSGPEGSGKAESSSSESGSSSSSDDSDSSD; translated from the exons GAAAATTGTTATCAAGCttgggaagaagaaaaagcgaAAGCCGGAGTCTTCAGAAGAGTCGGATGATGACCCTCCCACTCGACACACTTCTTCTAAAGAAGACGACTCT AAGAGGCGATCGGGTCGACaggtgaaaagaaagaaatacgcTGAAGAGCTGGAGGCCAGGTTGTCAGATGACGAGGTCAAAGTTCTTGTCAAAGCCAAGAAAACCAATACTGGAACATCCAAGCAGCCTGCTGTTCAACTCTTTGTA GAGAATCCCAGTGAGGAggatgctgctgttgttgaCAAAATCATGTCTTCTCGAATCGTCAAGAAGGAG GTCTCTCCAGGAGTGGTGGTCGAAGGGGAGgagttttttgtaaaatacaaaaacta ctccTACCTACACTGTGAGTGGGCCACAGAGCAGCAGCTGGTGAAGGACAAGAGGATTCAACAGAAGATCAAACGTTTCAAGATGAAACAAGCACAGAGGGCACTCTTCTTTGCAGAT ATGGAAGAGGACCCCTTTAACCCTGACTATGTAGAGGTAGACAGAGTGCTGGAGGTGTCATATTgtgaagacaaagacacaggAGAG GAGGTGGTGTACTACCTGGTGAAGTGGTGCTCTCTGCCTTATGAGGACAGCACCTGGGAGCTGAAGGATGATGTAGATCAGAGCAAGATTGAAGAGTTTGAGCAGCTGCAGGCAGTCAAGCCAGACTCGCGGAGGATG GAGCGTCCGCCAACAAATCTGTGGAAGAAGAGGGAACATTCAAGAGAATACAGGAATGGCAACAGCCTCAGGGACTACCAACTAGAGGGGGTCAACTGGCTACTCTTCAACTGGTACAACAG ACGAAACTGCATCCTGGCAGACGAGATGGGACTGGGTAAGACCATCCAGTCCATCACATTCCTAGAGGAGATCTACCGTGTGGGCATTAAAGGGCCATTCCTCATCATTGCGCCACTCTCCACCATTGCCAACTGGGAGCGCGAGTTCCGTACTTGGACCCATCTTAATGTCATTGTCTACCATGGAAGCATGATCAGCAGGCAGATGCTCCAACAGTATGAGATGTATTTCAGGGATGCACAG GGCCGTGTGATACGAGGTGCCTACAAGTTCCAAGCCGTTATCACAACGTTTGAGATGATCCTGGGAGGCTGTCCCGAACTCAACGCCATAGAGTGGCGCTGTGTTATCATTGATGAGGCTCACCGCCTCAAGAACAAGAACTGCAAGCTGCTAGAGGGCTTTAAGCTCATGAACCTG GAGCACAAGGTTCTGCTGACAGGTACTCCTCTTCAGAACACAGTGGAGGAGCTCTTCAGCCTGCTCCACTTCCTGGAGCCAGCACGCTTCCCCTCAGAAATCACCTTCATGCAGGAGTTCGGAGACCTCAAGACTGAGGAGCAG GTGCAGAAGCTTCAGGGGATCCTAAAGCCCATGATGCTGCGTCGGTTAAAGGAGGACGTGGAGAAGAAGTTGGCTCCTAAAGAGGAAACCATCATCGAGGTTGAGCTCACCAACATTCAAAAGAAATATTACCGTGCCATCCTAGAGAAGAACTTCTCTTTCTTGGCTAAAGGAGCTGGCCAGGCAAATATGCCCAACCTGGTCAACACCATGATGGAGCTGAGAAAGTGCTGCAACCACCCCTACCTCATCAAAG GGGCAGAAGAGAAGATCCTAGAGGACTTCAGGGAGGTCTATAGCCCCACTGCCATCGACTTTCACCTGCAGGCTATGGTGCAGTCTGCTGGGAAGCTGGTCCTTATCGACAAACTGCTGCCCAAGATGAAGGCCGGAGGGCATAGGGTGCTTATCTTCTCGCAAATGGTGCGCTGCCTGGACATCTTGGAAGACTACCTCATTCAGAGAAG gTACTTGTATGAGCGAATAGATGGACGTGTTCGTGGGAACCTGCGGCAGGCTGCTATCGACCGCTTCAGTAAGCCCGACTCGGAACgctttgttttccttctgtgcACAAGAGCTGGTGGCCTGGGAATCAATCTCACAGCAGCTGACACATGCATCATCTTTGACTCGGACTGGAACCCACAGAACGACCTGCAG GCCCAGGCTCGCTGCCATCGGATCGGTCAGAACAAGGCAGTGAAGGTGTACCGTCTGATCACCAGGAACTCATATGAGCGAGAGATGTTTGATCGCGCCAGCCTCAAGCTGGGCCTGGACAAAGCAGTGCTGCAGAGCATGAGCGGTCGAGATAACAGCCTGGGAGGAAGCACCGGGGGAGGG gcagtgcagcagcagcagctgtctaAGAAGGAGATTGAAGATCTGTTGCGACGTGGTGCATATGGGGCCATCAtggatgaggaggatgaagggGCCAAATTCTGTGAGGAGGATATCGATCAGATCCTCCAGCGCAGGACAAAGACCATCACCATCGAGTCCGAGGGACGAGGATCCACCTTTGCTAAG GCAAGTTTTGTGGCGTCTGGAAACCGCACAGACATCTCTCTGGATGACCCCAACTTTTGGGACAAATGGGCCAAAAAAGCTGACATTGATATGGAGATGGCCAACGGCAGA AATAGCTTGGTTATAGACACTCCTCGTGTCAGAAAGCAGACAAGGCCGTTCAGCGCCACCAAGGATGAGTTGGCAGAGCTTTCAGAGGGTAACAGCGACAGTGACGACACAAAACCTAAGCTCAGGCGAAACCACGACCGCCTCAACAGCTACGGACGCACAGAGTGCTTCAGAGTAGAGAAGAACTTGCTTGTTTATGG GTGGGGTCGTTGGAAGGATATTCTCAACCATGGGCGATTTAAGAAGCAACTGACAGAGAGGGATGTGGAGTCCATCTGCAGGGCCCTGCTGTCTTACTGCCTGGTCCATTACCGAGGAGATGACAAAATTAAAAGCTTCATGTGGGACCTGATCGCCCCTACTGAGGAAGGACGCACCAAGGAGCTGCAGAATCACCTGG GTCTGTCTGCTCCCGTCCCTCGGGGCAGAAAGGGTAAGAAAATGAAGATCCAGTCCAGCTCTTTTGACATCCACAAAGCTGAGTGGCTTAGGAAGCACAACCCAGAGCACATGCTTCAAGATGACGGCTACAAGAAACACCTCAAACACCACTGCAACAA GGTGCTGCTCAGGGTTAGAATGCTCTACTACCTAAAACAAGAGATCATAGGAAGCCAGGCCCAGAGGGTGCTAGACGGCGTGGACTCCAG TGAGATAAAGATCTGGGTGCCAGACCCTGACCATTCGGAGCTGCCAGCATTGTGGTGGGATACCATTTCTGACAAGTGTCTGCTGCTTGGTGTCTATAAGCATG GTTATGAGAAGTACAACACTGTTCGTGCAGATCCTACCCTGTGTTTCCTAGAGCGTGTGGGACGACCAGATGAGAAGGCCATCGCTGCTGAACAGAGAGGCAATGATTTTATGGATGG ggaTGTGGATGACCCAGAGTACAAGCCTGCTCCAGCCCTGCTGAAGGATGATATGGAG GATGATGACTCTTCTCCTGGAGACTTGGTTGTCACTGACAACGCTGGAG ATGCAGTCCCAGCAACAGAAGGCGAAACGTCCTACTGGCCTTCACCCTCGGTTCTGACAGCCAGACTAAGGCGACTAATCACAGCCTCTCAACGCTACACCAAGAGCAGGCAGATCCTCCAGATCCACCAGACCCAGACTCCCTCTCCTTCGTCCATGATACTGTCGGCTCCACTTTGCCCGCTGCCCCCTACACTCAACGACACGCTCAACCCCAAGATGGTTGCTAAGATTGAGCGGCAACAAAG GTGGACAAGAAGAGAAGAGGCTGACTTCTACCGTGTGGTCTCTACTTTTGGTGTTGTATTCGACCCAAACCTTGGCCGGTTTGACTGGACCAAGTTCAGGGCCATGGCTCGGCTGCACAAGAAGACTGACGAGAGCCTGCAGAAATACCTGTGTGCTTTTACCGCCATGTGCCGGAGGGTGTGTCGCCTGCCACCCAAAGAGGGAG ACTCTGCAGTGGACCCGTCTCTGACCATCCAACCCATCACAGAGGAACGAGCATCTCGTACTCTGTACAGAGTAGAGTTGCTTCGTCAGGTGAGGGAACAAGTACTCCGCCATCAGTTACTCTATGAGCGCCTGCCGCTGTGCCAGATGAGCTCTGACTTGCCTGTCTGGTGGGAGGCTGGTACCCATGACCGTGACCTGCTAGTTGGAGCTGCCAAGCATGGCGTCAGTCGCACAGATTACCACATTCTGAGAGACCCTGAGCTCAGCTTCATGGCTGCCCAACGCAACTACAGCCAAACAAAagcagcacagcagcagttACATACATCCAACCTCCTTCTGCACCCTCAGTCCCAGGCCTCTAGCTCAGTATTGATGGGTTCTCCGCTGCCTCCACCCGCGCCAAGAGATGCAGAGCCCAGTGAGGTTGTACCTAAAGTGGAACTAGCCTCAGAGGGGGAGGATGGCCGGGAGAAGCAGGGGGAGAGTTGGAGCCCTCCTCGAGCACCAGCTACTCCCACAGGTTTGGAGGAGAAGCCGTTGTCTGAGATGAGGGATAAAGAGAGGCAGATGGTGGCGGCACGAACCAAACCCCTGACACCCAACTCCTCTGAGCGGAAACCTAAGAAATCCAGCAAAAGGAGCCGCAGGGAGGCTAGGCGGGGTTCAGAGTCTGACTCAGATGGCTCTTCCTCAACCTCTTCATCacgctcctcttcctcttcctcatcatcctcttcttcctcgTCACATTCCGGGTCCagctcatcctcctcttcatcatcttgcTCCTCTGGCTCTTCGTCATCCTCGtcgtcctcctcatcctcttccgAGGACAGTGAAAgtgagggaggggaggggaagaAGAAAG gtctttctctgtgtcctgTGACGTTCTCAGTGCCGGCAGCAACAACTGTAAAGGGCTTTGATGAGGACAGTGTGGCGTCTCTGAGCACTACACAGGATGAAACCCAAGACAACCATGCGGCCGAGAACGGCATCACTAACAACTCCTCGCATCCTTTCCAGGGAGGAGGGTACATGCTCGCTGCATCCTACTGGCCAAAG GATCGTGTGATCATCAACCGCCTGGACAGCATCTGCCAGGCAGTGCTAAAGGGCAAGTGGTCAGGAACACGTCGGGTCTACGAGCCTGGAGGTGCAGTGGCCTCCTTCTACACCACCAAGCTGCTGGACAACGCCAACAGCCTGTGCGAGGACCCCTCTTCCTCACCACAGGGGTCAAAGGTGACCAAGCATGTTGCAGAAAACAAGGAGTTCTCAGTAAAACTCAACGAT cAGGAGGGAGGTCTGAAGTTGACCTTCCAGAAACAAGGTCTACCTCTGAAGAGGCCACTTGAGTCGGAAGAGGGCCCCCAGGCCCAGCAGCAGTACCTGGCACGGCTTCATGAGCTGCAGAGTGCCTCGGACACAGGCCTGGCAGACATCACCAAGCCTCAGTGCAGCTTCCAGACtg TGCCTCCAGGTCTTAGCGGTCAGATGAGACTTAATGGAGTACTGGATGGCCAGCCAGTGGTTAAGAGgcggagggggaggaggaagaacgTGGAGGGGATGGACCTGCTCTTCATGAACAGGAGTAGAGTCCCTGCTGTTCCTGATCAG GTGCCTCCAGGTTGGGGTGGTATTGGCCAGGTGGGCATGGCTGTGGCCCCTGTGCCGGGCTTCAGCCAGAGCTCCAGTCAGGTCCCAGCGGACACTGACAGCAGGGTCCCTGTCATTAACCTCAAAGATGGCACCCGGCTTGCTGGGGATGACGCTCCCAGGAGGAAGGATCTAGAACAGTGGCTAATGGAGCACCCTGGCTTTGTGGCAGACACAGGAGCCTTTATCCCT GgagtaaataaaatgcaaatgcagTTCCACTTCCAGGACGGCCGGCCCAAGCAGAAGAGACATCGCTGCAGGAACCCCAATAAGATTGATGTGAACAGCCTGACGGGAGAGGAAAGGGTCCAGATCATCAACAGGAGAAATGCACgcaag GTTGGTGGAGCCTTTGCTCCTCCTCTGAAGGATCTTTGCCGGTTCCTTCAGGAGAATCCTGAGTACGGAGTCCCACCTGAATGGGCTGATGTTGTCAAACAGTCG GGTTACCTCCCAGAGAGCATGTTTGACAGGATCCTGACTGGACCCATTGTTCCTGAGGAGGTGAGCCGGCGGGGACGCCGACCTAAGAATCCGCTGGCTAAGGTGGCGGCGGCAGCAGCCGCTGCTGCACCCAATCCAGCAGCCTCCGCCCTGGGTCTGAACCCCCTGCTGGCCAACGGCCTCCTCTCTGGAATGGACCTGAGCAGCCTGCAGGCCTTCCAGCAAAACCTCCAGAGCTTACAGTCCCTGCAGCTCACTGCAGGCCTGATGGGGCTGCCGTCCGACGCTAGCAACCTGGCTGCAAGTAACTTAGCTGCCATGTTTCCCATGATGCTGTCTGGTATGGCTGGATTGCCAAACCTAATTGGCATGAGCAACTTGCTCGGGAAGCCTGCTCAGGAAGGCACAGCAGGCTCTGAGGAGAAGACAAAAGGAACCAGCAGCGTTGTGACAGGAGAGCTGTCTGCCTCTAAAGCCCCCCCTCACACCTCAGACACCAAAGGAGAAAGGACAGAGGGCTCGAACTCGACTCCTTCCTCCACTTCCAGCTCCGCTTCCTCTGCTTCCGCCCCACAAAGTGCTTCAGCTGCCTCTGCAGCCTCCGGTCACCCACTGTCTCTTAACCCCTTGTTACTCTCCAGTATGCTTTACCCAGGGATGCTTCTCACTCCAGGCCTTAACCTTCCCGTGTCTGCCACACAGCCGCAGAGCTCAAAAAGTGACCCCACCGTACCTCCTGCTTGTCCTCCTCCACCTGCTGTCTCCCAGTCATCGCAGCAGGAGATAACTCCGCGAGCGGCAGAGAGGGACGGAGACGAGGATGACGAGGCATtagaagacgaagaagaagacgaTGACGACTCTGcagaacaaaaggaaaacagtggTCCTGAGGGTTCGGGGAAAGCTGAGTCATCTTCATCAGAGTCTGGGAGCTCTTCTTCATCAGATGATTCAGACTCCAGTGATTAG